The Staphylothermus marinus F1 genome has a segment encoding these proteins:
- a CDS encoding carbohydrate ABC transporter permease encodes MSMYRLNPIRSSFLIPALILILIFVVYPIFATIMISFNINVVPGVDITNKPPSLYNYYKVVTDERFINLEGIKTHTFPMGAIVHNIIWLAIHLPLTLIIGILFAVYLQYVKGGSIIRSFIFIGMVIPMIVGGLLISFSFDKDLGVVNILLKAVGLGSFVKTWTIYPDTALFSLILGSVWLWSGFTVTMYSAGLSSIPREVIEAAIVDGADFKTILFKVIIPLLKPVTLTVVAMTILWDLKIFDIVYAATQGGPGGASTVLALLMYEYFARLGDYAMSATVATILTIIIIPVVVLWIKATLHGERK; translated from the coding sequence ATGAGCATGTATAGACTAAATCCAATCCGATCATCTTTTTTAATACCAGCCCTCATCCTCATCCTTATATTTGTTGTTTATCCCATTTTTGCAACCATAATGATTAGCTTTAACATAAATGTTGTTCCCGGAGTAGATATAACTAATAAGCCTCCTAGTCTATATAATTACTATAAAGTTGTAACGGATGAGCGGTTCATTAATTTAGAAGGAATAAAAACACATACGTTTCCCATGGGTGCAATAGTGCACAATATTATATGGTTAGCAATACATTTGCCTTTAACACTTATTATAGGTATTTTATTTGCTGTTTATCTCCAATATGTTAAGGGCGGAAGCATAATAAGATCGTTTATTTTTATAGGAATGGTTATACCCATGATCGTTGGAGGCCTACTTATTTCGTTTAGCTTTGATAAAGATTTAGGAGTTGTAAATATTCTGCTCAAAGCAGTAGGTTTAGGCTCATTTGTTAAAACCTGGACAATATATCCCGATACAGCGTTGTTCTCACTAATACTGGGCTCCGTCTGGTTATGGAGCGGCTTCACTGTAACAATGTATTCAGCTGGTCTATCCTCTATTCCAAGAGAAGTTATTGAAGCAGCAATTGTTGATGGAGCTGATTTCAAAACAATACTGTTTAAAGTGATTATTCCCTTGCTTAAACCTGTAACCTTAACTGTTGTAGCCATGACTATTCTATGGGATCTCAAGATCTTTGATATAGTATATGCAGCTACACAGGGTGGGCCGGGAGGAGCATCTACAGTCCTAGCACTTTTGATGTATGAGTATTTTGCTCGTCTAGGAGACTATGCAATGT
- a CDS encoding ABC transporter substrate-binding protein, whose amino-acid sequence MSTTASSKLLVAVAISLIVGILIGYGIGYFTISPQQPSPTTTTQTPTEKVTLTVIGPWAGAEMKAFQQVLNKFMEEYPNIRVEYRIYRAEDLASILPPQFEAGMAPGDVIFMWGWWIKEYGDKGYLMDLSGLVNPDEYIKGIFDPVKSGNKIYGLPFTAWAKPGFWYRKSFFQQHNLSVPKTWDEFLQLLDKIKQIPGIKAPIVTGDSVGWPISDVVEHFIITFGGPDMQLKLIKGEIKFNDPRVKQIFQNYIIPLIKKGYFSPPIEWTKAVEEWWSGKYALYFMGTWITGMVDDPNDLGFFPLPGCKGVVMGTDYLFVPKFTKHPQEAKLLAKWLATEGQRVHVGTHAGKFATWLKVSIKDHWAPMRMVYQKIKTMTPLPDLDDSIGGEWQKLFWDQLKLLWVDPDKLDDVLNTLTVNFPSK is encoded by the coding sequence ATGAGTACGACCGCATCATCTAAATTACTTGTTGCAGTAGCGATCTCACTTATTGTAGGAATATTGATCGGATATGGTATAGGATATTTTACCATAAGTCCGCAGCAACCATCTCCAACTACAACAACACAAACACCAACAGAGAAAGTAACACTTACAGTAATAGGTCCATGGGCAGGTGCAGAGATGAAAGCATTTCAACAGGTATTAAACAAGTTTATGGAGGAGTATCCAAACATAAGGGTAGAGTATCGTATATATCGTGCTGAGGATTTAGCAAGTATTTTACCGCCACAGTTCGAAGCTGGTATGGCGCCTGGAGACGTAATATTTATGTGGGGTTGGTGGATAAAGGAGTATGGTGACAAAGGATATTTAATGGATCTCAGCGGCCTTGTTAATCCAGATGAATATATAAAAGGAATATTTGATCCCGTCAAATCAGGCAATAAAATATATGGATTACCGTTTACTGCATGGGCTAAACCAGGATTCTGGTACCGTAAATCATTCTTCCAACAACACAACTTATCCGTACCTAAGACATGGGATGAATTCCTACAATTACTAGACAAAATCAAACAAATACCCGGTATTAAAGCACCAATAGTTACAGGAGATAGTGTTGGATGGCCAATAAGCGATGTTGTAGAACACTTTATTATTACATTTGGCGGGCCAGATATGCAATTGAAGCTAATAAAAGGAGAAATAAAGTTTAACGATCCGCGGGTTAAACAGATCTTTCAAAACTATATAATACCTCTTATCAAAAAAGGTTATTTCAGCCCACCTATCGAGTGGACAAAAGCTGTTGAGGAATGGTGGAGCGGTAAATATGCATTATACTTTATGGGAACATGGATAACTGGAATGGTTGATGACCCTAATGATCTGGGGTTCTTCCCATTACCAGGATGTAAAGGAGTAGTTATGGGCACAGATTATTTGTTCGTGCCAAAGTTCACTAAACATCCACAAGAAGCCAAATTACTAGCTAAATGGCTAGCCACTGAGGGACAAAGGGTTCATGTAGGAACACATGCAGGTAAATTCGCTACATGGCTTAAAGTTAGTATAAAGGATCATTGGGCGCCAATGCGGATGGTTTACCAGAAAATAAAAACAATGACTCCTCTACCAGACTTAGATGATAGCATTGGTGGAGAATGGCAGAAACTATTCTGGGACCAGCTTAAACTATTATGGGTGGATCCGGACAAGCTAGACGATGTATTAAATACATTAACAGTGAATTTCCCAAGCAAATAG